ACATCCGGGGGATCTCATATCATCCTCTATTAGTAGTGTTTATCATATGCAACTCAAGGAGATATTGGACCGGCGTATTCCATATCCCAAAGATGAAATTATGGCTGATTTGATCTCTGTCCTAGATATAGCATTTTCATGCTTAAGCTATAGGCCAGAGTCTCGTCCCAGTATGAAGCAAGTTTCTAGAGGTTTATCCACTCGAAGATCCGACATGCCTGATTATTCTTTGGAGATCAATCTTGgaaaattgttcaatttgagaGGCTTGATTTCGTAAAAGTTTCCTCTTTAGCCCATTTAAAGgtattgatatatttattgtcttaGTACGTACAATTGCTGCACTCTCTCATTCGGAATAGCAAATCTTTGGACAAGTTGATCTTTATTCTGAAGATAGCAGTTTCACGTTTAAGCTGCAGTCTAAATTCACATCCAAGTTCGCAACAAGTTCATTTGAGGGACTCGAGTTGGTGAAATTTTGATATTGTATATAGTTTCTTTGCTACTTATAATTAATGATGGAACCCATCCCGTGCAGGGATCTTGTaatatttgcattttctttggTACTGTTTTCTCCTTGCTTCCTCTCGGTCGGATTGTCAGGCTGGTGATTATACTATACCGATAGGCATATACAATATCAGTATACATATCTTCTGTTGCATTTCATATATTGCAGTAATAGTAGAGGTTTTGCCTGCAGCCTGATATTTTGTGTAGCAGTGTTGGCTAACTCTTCTGCGTTTTGAAATTTCCATGCTTGAGTAACGAGTGCTATCTAATGGATCTCATCTATGTATTCTCCCTACTGAATTTACTGCATGAGGGTTATCATCAATTCTCCAACAGCTCGATAACAAGTTTACTCAATGCATAACAGGAAGAACCTTAATAGCTACCCTGCACTTCTCCTTTATCTCCTTCACCTTCTTCCTCAACTCCTCCCCAGTCTCGGTCTCCATCAGAACCTCAATagctttctttctctcttccaATGAGACCACAATCACATCCTGCTCACCTGCAAACATCGCTCCTGTAATCCTTCTTCACGTCGACTCCAAGCCCAAGCTCTCTGAGCACATTTCAAACACATTGAACTGCTGCTCTGTGTACATGGGCCACGAAACAATTGGAACCCCAAACCAGAAACTCTCCAGTGTAGAGTTCCACCCTTAGTGCGACACAAACCTCCGACTGTTGGGTGCACCAATGCTGCCACCTGTGGGGCCCCCTATCACCTTCCTAATCGGAGCTGTTTGATCCAAGAATCTTTCTGGCAGGGCATGCTTGAGGTTCGCGTAGTCACTAGGGTCCTCCATATTTCCCTTGGGCGGTGGCTGGCGTAAGGACCACAAAAACCGGTGCGAGCAAGAAATTTCATATTCATATAGGTTTGCATCGGCCTTGCTCCAGAGCCCGGGCTCTCTCTCAGGTCCTCCCCAAAGCTGCCCATGGGGGAACATGACTGATGACATGGGTTGGTTATCAAGCCACGCTATCAGGTCCTCATGAAGCTGAGCACCGCATGATCCCACGCGAGCATCTCCTTTCAAGTCCAATATTGGTCCCACGGTGTACATTTCTGAGTTCCTGTCCCTCGCAACGCAGCTGACTGCATGTGATTCCAATACCAAGAACATATTCACAACAATACCTTCTGTTTCACTGAACTGTCTGAACTGATCAAGGAGGATGTTGGACCAGTCTCGTTTGAGCAATACAGAGGGAACGACCTTTGCCGGGACAGGGTTGACACAGCTAGGGACAGCTAATTCGACTACTGAGTCCTTTTAACTCAGAAACATCCCAGCCTTGCTCATCACGAAC
Above is a window of Punica granatum isolate Tunisia-2019 chromosome 7, ASM765513v2, whole genome shotgun sequence DNA encoding:
- the LOC116214457 gene encoding UDP-glycosyltransferase 71A15-like, encoding MKDRVLLHWVCCFTSSPFVMSKAGICVNPVPAKVVPSVLLKRDWSNILLDQFRQFSETEGIVVNMFLVLESHAVSCVARDRNSEMYTVGPILDLKGDARVGSCGAQLHEDLIAWLDNQPMSSVMFPHGQLWGGPEREPGLWSKADANLYEYEISCSHRFLWSLRQPPPKGNMEDPSDYANLKHALPERFLDQTAPIRKVIGGPTGGSIGAPNSRRFVSH